Part of the Bacillus sp. N1-1 genome, GACCCTCATACACATCTTGAAATGCCATTTGGAGGCACAGTAACTAAAGATGATTTTGAGACTGGGACGATAGCGGCAGCGTTTGGCGGAACAACCTCGGTCATTGATTTTTGTCTCACTGAAAAAGGAAAACCACTTTCTCACGCAATTAAAGCGTGGCATGACAAATCAAAAGAGAAATCGGTTATCGATTATAGCTTTCACTTAATGATTAGTGAAATAAATGACGCTGTTTTGGATCAATTACCTGATGTGATCAATCAAGAAGGAATAACATCTTTTAAAGTATTTATGGCCTATAAAAATGTATTTCAAGCCGATGATGAAACACTTTATCGTACCCTTTTAGCAGCGAAAGAGCATGGGGCGCTCGTCATGGTACATGCGGAAAACGGAGATGTTATCGAGTATTTAACGAAAGAAGCGCTAGCAAAAGGACAGACAGAGCCGATTTATCATGCTCTTACAAGGCCACCGGAAGTTGAAGGAGAGGCCACTGGGCGTGCTGCACAATTAACAGGACTCGCCTCTTCTCAATTATATGTGGTGCACGTAAGTTGTCAGGAAGCGGCGGATAAAATTGCGGAAGCAAGAAAGAAAGGCTATGACATACATGGAGAAACGTGTCCGCAATACCTTGTTCTAGACCAATCGTACTTAGAGAAACCCAATTTCGAAGGCGCAAAATATGTGTGGAGTCCACCTCTGAGAGAAAAATGGAATCAGGAAGCGCTCTGGAATGCACTTAGAACAGGGCAGCTAGAAACAATAGGTTCGGATCAGTGCTCTTTTGACTTTAATGGTCAAAAAGATTTGGGAAGAGATGATTTTACAAAAATACCAAACGGCGGACCAATGATTGAAGATCGATTTAGCATTCTTTTTTCAGAAGGTGTTCGAAAAGGTAGGATTTCATTAAACAAATTTGTTGATATTACTTCTACAAAATCAGCAAAGCTATTTGGGTTATTCCCTAAGAAAGGAACCATATCGATTGGAGCAGATGCCGATTTAGTCATTTTCAATCCAGAAACAAAACGAAAAATTTCTGCCGACACTCACCATATGGCCGTTGACTACAATGCGTTCGAAGGGATGGAAGTGACTGGTGAACCTGAAACAGTACTTGTAAGAGGAGAGTTTGTTATTAAAAACAAACAGTTTGTTGGAACACCGGGTTCAGGACAGTATCTAAAACGAGCAAAGTATGGCAAGACGACAAATATGACAGACAAGCCGATGATGATCCAGTAAGAGACTGAAAAAGGAGATAGCTGAATGAAAAAAGAGGAAAGCTATTTAAAATCACCTGATCTTTTGCCAATTGCTCATAAGGATAAAAAGATCGGGACCGGCGGGTTTGCCATGATGTGGGTTGGAATGGCTGTTGTGCTTGCAGCGTTCGCAATTGGTGGAGCCGGGGTTCAATCCTTATCACTGACATGGGTCGTCGTTGCAACGATTATTGGAACCATTGGAATTG contains:
- the hydA gene encoding dihydropyrimidinase, whose product is MKKIIRNGTIVTASETYQADILISDGVISSIGKSIEVEGAEVVDATDRYVFPGGIDPHTHLEMPFGGTVTKDDFETGTIAAAFGGTTSVIDFCLTEKGKPLSHAIKAWHDKSKEKSVIDYSFHLMISEINDAVLDQLPDVINQEGITSFKVFMAYKNVFQADDETLYRTLLAAKEHGALVMVHAENGDVIEYLTKEALAKGQTEPIYHALTRPPEVEGEATGRAAQLTGLASSQLYVVHVSCQEAADKIAEARKKGYDIHGETCPQYLVLDQSYLEKPNFEGAKYVWSPPLREKWNQEALWNALRTGQLETIGSDQCSFDFNGQKDLGRDDFTKIPNGGPMIEDRFSILFSEGVRKGRISLNKFVDITSTKSAKLFGLFPKKGTISIGADADLVIFNPETKRKISADTHHMAVDYNAFEGMEVTGEPETVLVRGEFVIKNKQFVGTPGSGQYLKRAKYGKTTNMTDKPMMIQ